One Thalassospira marina DNA window includes the following coding sequences:
- a CDS encoding peptidase C39 family protein, whose translation MSDAVIRRATEGDIARLVQIENLCFTQDRMSRRTIRHFIASSTATFWVAMRGDAVVGYALVIFRRNTALARLYSMAVDPTCQGQGIGQQLLACAQEGTLDFGAPMLRLEVHPDNAAAISLYRKNGYQEFALYPDYYPDHSPALRMEKVLVPQSMRRPSPLHFYHQTLPFTCGPASLMMAMNALNPAIEMDRSSEIALWREATTIFMTSGHGGCGPLGLALAAHRRGFSAGVLVSREGPLFVDTVRKDENRKVVELVHYDFAAQAAKAGITVQSGAFGIDDIERHTRDGQMALVLISQYRIYGDKIPHWVVVSGFDDRFVYVTDPDIGEDDEPYNGSDCVSVPILRHEFDLMARYGRSKLQAAVFINRA comes from the coding sequence ATGTCTGATGCCGTAATACGCCGGGCGACCGAGGGCGACATTGCCCGTCTTGTGCAGATCGAAAACCTTTGTTTCACACAGGATCGGATGTCCCGCCGGACCATTCGCCATTTTATTGCCAGCAGCACCGCAACCTTTTGGGTGGCAATGCGTGGCGATGCCGTTGTTGGTTATGCCCTGGTGATTTTTCGCCGTAATACGGCCCTGGCACGCCTTTACAGCATGGCGGTGGACCCCACCTGCCAGGGGCAGGGTATTGGGCAGCAATTGCTGGCCTGCGCGCAGGAAGGCACCCTGGATTTTGGTGCGCCGATGCTGCGCCTTGAAGTCCACCCGGATAATGCTGCCGCGATCAGCCTGTATCGCAAAAATGGCTATCAGGAATTTGCCCTGTATCCTGATTATTATCCCGATCACAGCCCAGCCCTGCGGATGGAAAAGGTTTTGGTGCCGCAATCCATGCGCCGGCCATCGCCACTGCATTTTTATCATCAGACATTGCCATTCACCTGTGGTCCGGCATCCCTGATGATGGCGATGAACGCCCTGAACCCCGCCATTGAAATGGACCGCAGCAGCGAAATTGCCCTGTGGCGCGAGGCCACCACCATTTTCATGACATCGGGGCATGGCGGCTGCGGGCCGCTGGGCCTGGCGCTGGCAGCGCACCGGCGCGGTTTTTCAGCCGGGGTTCTGGTATCGCGCGAGGGGCCGTTGTTTGTCGATACCGTGCGTAAGGATGAAAACCGCAAGGTTGTTGAACTTGTCCATTACGATTTTGCCGCGCAGGCCGCCAAAGCAGGCATAACCGTTCAATCAGGTGCTTTTGGCATTGATGACATCGAACGCCATACCCGTGATGGGCAAATGGCATTGGTCCTGATCAGCCAGTATCGCATTTATGGCGATAAAATACCGCATTGGGTGGTTGTATCGGGTTTTGATGACCGGTTTGTCTATGTCACGGACCCCGATATTGGCGAAGATGACGAACCCTATAATGGCAGCGATTGCGTATCTGTCCCCATCCTGCGTCACGAATTTGATTTGATGGCGCGTTATGGGCGGTCAAAATTGCAGGCGGCGGTTTTTATCAACCGTGCCTGA
- a CDS encoding TIGR01244 family sulfur transferase produces MKRLSDELTVSPQVPLEAIPAIADAGFKTIMCNRPDQEDPGQPSFDEIRAKAEECGLETVFLPVVSGNVQEADADAFGDVLAKATKPVFAYCRTGTRCTILWSLASANSLTTSEIVSAAAKAGYDMAPLVPRIDARR; encoded by the coding sequence ATGAAACGTCTTAGCGATGAATTGACTGTATCGCCCCAGGTCCCGCTGGAGGCCATTCCTGCCATTGCAGATGCCGGTTTCAAAACCATCATGTGCAACCGCCCCGATCAGGAAGACCCCGGTCAGCCATCCTTTGACGAAATTCGCGCCAAGGCCGAAGAATGCGGCCTTGAAACCGTATTTTTGCCCGTCGTAAGCGGCAATGTGCAGGAAGCTGACGCCGATGCCTTTGGCGATGTCCTGGCAAAGGCGACCAAGCCGGTTTTTGCCTATTGCCGGACAGGCACGCGCTGCACCATTTTGTGGTCGCTTGCCAGTGCCAACAGCCTGACCACATCGGAAATCGTCAGTGCCGCGGCAAAGGCCGGTTACGACATGGCACCGCTGGTCCCACGGATTGATGCACGCCGTTAA
- a CDS encoding MBL fold metallo-hydrolase, whose amino-acid sequence MTSLPDHASFAKSGTIPVVKAFFDAATFTVSYVVRDPSSSACAIIDSVLDYDPAAGRINYASADAIISYIQAEGLDVAWVLETHVHADHLSAAPYLREKLGGAMAIGAEITVVQEHFGKVFNAGTAFSRTGAQFDHLFADGDCFEIGNLHAVALHTPGHTPACMSYLIGDAVFVGDTLFMPDYGSARCDFPGGDAGRLYQSVRRLLSLPDETRMFLCHDYKAPGRDDYCWETTIGEERQHNIHLKDGISEGEFVAMRHERDAKLGMPRLILPSVQVNMRGGELPPAEDNGIRYLKVPLNMF is encoded by the coding sequence ATGACATCGCTTCCGGATCACGCATCCTTTGCCAAATCCGGCACCATCCCGGTGGTAAAGGCGTTTTTTGACGCGGCCACATTCACGGTAAGCTATGTGGTGCGTGATCCGTCATCATCGGCCTGCGCAATCATTGATAGCGTGCTGGATTATGACCCGGCGGCAGGGCGCATCAATTATGCATCGGCCGATGCCATCATTTCCTATATCCAGGCTGAGGGTTTGGATGTTGCCTGGGTTTTGGAAACCCATGTTCATGCCGATCATTTGTCCGCGGCCCCCTACCTTCGGGAAAAACTGGGTGGGGCCATGGCGATTGGCGCGGAAATTACGGTGGTGCAGGAACATTTCGGTAAGGTGTTTAATGCCGGGACGGCATTTTCGCGCACGGGTGCGCAATTTGACCATCTGTTTGCCGATGGCGATTGCTTTGAAATCGGCAATTTGCATGCCGTTGCCCTGCACACACCAGGGCATACACCGGCCTGCATGTCCTATTTGATTGGCGACGCCGTGTTTGTCGGCGATACGCTTTTCATGCCCGATTACGGATCGGCGCGCTGTGATTTCCCCGGTGGCGATGCCGGTCGGCTTTATCAATCCGTGCGGCGGTTATTGTCGCTGCCCGATGAAACCCGCATGTTCCTGTGCCACGATTACAAGGCACCAGGGCGCGATGATTATTGCTGGGAAACCACAATTGGCGAGGAACGCCAGCATAATATTCACCTGAAAGACGGCATCAGCGAGGGCGAATTTGTCGCCATGCGCCATGAACGCGATGCAAAACTGGGTATGCCCCGCCTGATTTTGCCATCGGTGCAGGTAAATATGCGCGGTGGGGAGTTGCCACCAGCCGAAGATAATGGCATCCGTTATCTTAAGGTGCCTTTGAACATGTTTTAA
- a CDS encoding YgaP family membrane protein, producing the protein MSNLGRLDRAARFIAGIVLLALPFLLAGEGGVMAAMGGFAWLSFVVGAVMLITAIFRFCPAYWLFGIRTCQIGTGAGSGSSPK; encoded by the coding sequence ATGTCAAACCTTGGTCGTCTGGACCGTGCGGCGCGGTTTATCGCCGGGATTGTGTTACTGGCTTTGCCGTTCCTGCTGGCGGGCGAGGGCGGTGTTATGGCCGCGATGGGTGGTTTTGCCTGGCTGTCTTTTGTCGTTGGGGCCGTCATGCTGATCACGGCAATTTTCCGGTTTTGCCCGGCTTACTGGCTGTTTGGCATTCGGACTTGCCAAATTGGCACTGGTGCCGGGTCTGGCAGTTCCCCGAAATGA
- a CDS encoding TenA family protein, with amino-acid sequence MSGSTTIGAAKDWPEWQQDNPDQGFSKWLVSTVGDNWQAVTHHPFTDAWGKGEVPTENLRRYLVQDHRFLDRFVSLLAGAVAHAPTLADRIPGCQFLALITGKENTYFERCFTALGVRNNQRFGTPDWDATKGFKNLMADALQSSVYANMVAVLAVAEGTYLGWADRVAKTAPTNPPLDFWFSEWIDLHTGDYFASVVAYLNAQLDEVGPTLDDAARAECQRYFAQATQLEIDFFNTAQNGE; translated from the coding sequence ATGTCTGGTTCTACGACTATTGGTGCGGCAAAAGACTGGCCGGAATGGCAACAGGACAACCCCGACCAGGGGTTTTCGAAATGGCTGGTTTCAACTGTTGGCGATAACTGGCAGGCCGTTACCCATCACCCCTTTACCGATGCATGGGGCAAGGGCGAAGTTCCGACTGAAAATCTGCGCCGCTACCTGGTACAGGATCACCGGTTTTTAGACCGGTTTGTATCGCTTCTGGCGGGCGCGGTTGCCCATGCCCCGACCCTTGCCGACCGTATTCCCGGCTGCCAGTTTCTGGCGCTGATTACCGGTAAGGAAAACACCTATTTTGAACGCTGCTTTACCGCCCTTGGCGTGCGCAATAACCAGCGTTTCGGCACCCCGGACTGGGATGCGACCAAAGGGTTTAAAAACCTGATGGCGGACGCCCTGCAAAGCAGTGTGTATGCCAATATGGTGGCCGTCCTTGCCGTGGCAGAAGGCACCTATCTTGGCTGGGCGGACCGGGTTGCCAAAACGGCACCGACAAACCCGCCACTGGATTTCTGGTTTTCCGAATGGATCGACCTTCATACCGGCGATTATTTCGCCAGCGTGGTTGCCTATTTAAATGCGCAGCTTGACGAAGTCGGACCAACACTTGATGACGCAGCCCGCGCGGAATGCCAGCGCTATTTTGCACAGGCAACGCAGCTTGAAATCGACTTTTTCAATACGGCGCAAAATGGCGAATAA
- a CDS encoding 3-carboxy-cis,cis-muconate cycloisomerase, whose product MSLSPFDSALYGSLFADGEIAAYFSDDAVIASMVLFETALASAQARVGLIPLAAADKISERCRDFAPDPASLAVSCANTGVPVPGLVKAIKAHVGGDAARYVHFGATSQDVVDTALVLRMRDVIATLRLRMRKIIKSLIALCQDHRATVMAGRTRSQQAVPTTFGLKVAGWLMPLVRLDQQLAISAQQFLRLSFGGAAGTLASLGQAGGKVEEALADELGLTVAEMPWHSQRDIIVDLASKLTSLTCAFGKVGQDLVLLAQSEIAEVTLANGGGSSTMPHKANPIAAEMLVTLARFGATQMSHLHHAQIHEHERSGTAWLQEWLSFPEIVMACGKATSLMLSLLGNLQVNSGKMRENIDISRGAMLAEAATFALSNHMDRDGADALVKKAIAQSQANGSSMFDELPKLTDAGVNWDQVRDPANYIGMNDTYIDRVLGAAQRALAEG is encoded by the coding sequence ATGAGCCTGTCGCCCTTTGATTCCGCCCTGTATGGTTCGCTTTTTGCGGACGGGGAAATCGCGGCATATTTTAGCGACGATGCCGTTATCGCATCGATGGTGCTGTTTGAAACGGCGCTGGCATCGGCACAGGCGCGGGTCGGGCTTATTCCGTTGGCGGCCGCCGATAAAATTTCGGAACGCTGCCGGGACTTTGCGCCAGACCCTGCATCGTTGGCGGTGTCCTGTGCAAATACGGGTGTTCCGGTTCCGGGTTTGGTCAAGGCGATCAAGGCGCATGTGGGCGGCGATGCCGCGCGTTATGTGCATTTTGGTGCCACCAGCCAGGATGTGGTCGATACCGCACTGGTGCTGCGTATGCGCGATGTCATCGCCACCTTGCGGCTGCGGATGCGCAAAATCATCAAATCGCTCATCGCGCTTTGCCAGGATCACCGGGCAACGGTCATGGCCGGGCGCACACGCAGCCAGCAGGCCGTACCAACAACCTTTGGCCTCAAGGTCGCAGGATGGTTGATGCCGCTGGTGCGGCTGGATCAGCAACTGGCAATCAGCGCGCAGCAATTTTTGCGCCTGTCATTTGGTGGGGCGGCAGGCACACTGGCATCATTGGGGCAGGCAGGCGGTAAGGTTGAAGAAGCCCTGGCCGATGAACTGGGCCTTACGGTTGCGGAAATGCCCTGGCACAGCCAGCGTGATATTATCGTTGATCTGGCCTCAAAATTAACGTCGTTAACTTGTGCCTTTGGTAAAGTCGGGCAGGACCTGGTGTTGTTGGCGCAATCCGAAATTGCAGAGGTTACATTGGCCAATGGCGGTGGGTCTTCCACCATGCCGCATAAGGCCAACCCGATTGCTGCTGAAATGCTGGTGACGCTGGCACGGTTTGGCGCAACCCAAATGTCGCATTTGCATCATGCCCAAATTCATGAACATGAACGCAGTGGCACGGCCTGGCTGCAGGAATGGCTGTCTTTCCCGGAAATTGTCATGGCCTGCGGCAAGGCAACTTCATTGATGCTGTCGCTGCTGGGGAATTTGCAGGTCAATTCTGGCAAAATGCGCGAAAATATTGATATTTCGCGCGGCGCCATGCTGGCGGAAGCCGCAACCTTCGCCCTTAGCAACCATATGGACCGTGATGGGGCCGACGCACTGGTTAAAAAGGCCATCGCCCAGTCCCAAGCCAATGGCTCCAGCATGTTTGATGAATTGCCAAAGCTGACAGATGCCGGTGTGAACTGGGATCAGGTCCGCGACCCGGCCAATTATATTGGTATGAACGACACCTATATTGACCGCGTCCTAGGTGCCGCCCAACGGGCATTGGCCGAGGGTTAA
- the pcaF gene encoding 3-oxoadipyl-CoA thiolase, translated as MTDAYICDYIRTPIGRFGGALSSIRADDLAAIPLRALLGRNPNVDFAAIDDVIMGCANQAGEDNRNVARMAVLLAGMPENVTGTTVNRLCGSGMDAVIMAVRAIKAGEADLMIAGGVESMSRAPFVMPKASSAFSRNAEIYDTTIGWRFVNPVMKKQYGIDSMPETGENVAEDFNISRADQDAFAVRSQDKAVAAQENGNLAEEIVPVTIPQRKGDDIVVTQDEHPRPGTTVEKLGKLPTPFRDGGSVTAGNASGVNDGAAALIVASEAAVKKYGLTPIARIVGGATAGVAPRIMGFGPAPATRNLMARFNLSLDQFDVIELNEAFASQGLATLRDLGIADDDARVNPNGGAIALGHPLGMSGARITGTAARQLNRVGGKYALATMCIGVGQGIAIALEAV; from the coding sequence ATGACCGACGCCTATATCTGCGATTATATCCGCACCCCGATTGGCCGTTTTGGCGGCGCACTTTCTTCTATTCGTGCCGATGACCTTGCGGCCATTCCGTTACGCGCGCTGCTGGGGCGCAACCCGAATGTTGATTTTGCCGCGATTGATGATGTGATCATGGGCTGCGCCAACCAGGCTGGCGAAGATAACCGTAACGTTGCGCGCATGGCGGTGCTGCTGGCAGGTATGCCCGAAAATGTTACCGGAACAACGGTGAACCGCCTGTGCGGGTCGGGGATGGATGCGGTGATCATGGCGGTGCGCGCGATCAAGGCTGGCGAAGCTGACCTTATGATTGCCGGGGGCGTTGAAAGCATGTCGCGTGCACCCTTTGTCATGCCCAAGGCCAGTTCTGCCTTTTCACGCAATGCCGAAATTTACGATACGACCATTGGCTGGCGGTTTGTAAACCCGGTAATGAAAAAACAGTACGGTATCGATTCCATGCCGGAAACCGGCGAAAACGTTGCCGAGGATTTCAATATTTCCCGCGCCGATCAGGATGCCTTTGCCGTGCGGTCGCAGGACAAGGCCGTTGCCGCGCAGGAAAATGGCAATCTGGCCGAAGAAATTGTGCCGGTGACCATTCCCCAGCGTAAAGGCGACGATATTGTTGTGACGCAGGATGAACATCCGCGCCCCGGCACCACAGTTGAAAAACTTGGCAAACTGCCAACCCCGTTTCGCGATGGCGGGTCGGTGACAGCGGGCAATGCATCAGGTGTAAATGACGGGGCAGCAGCCCTTATTGTTGCATCCGAAGCCGCGGTTAAAAAATATGGCTTAACCCCGATTGCCCGTATTGTTGGCGGTGCAACGGCAGGTGTGGCACCGCGTATTATGGGCTTTGGCCCGGCACCGGCAACACGTAATCTGATGGCGCGGTTTAACCTGTCGCTTGACCAGTTTGACGTCATCGAACTGAACGAGGCATTTGCATCCCAGGGGCTGGCGACTTTGCGTGACCTTGGCATTGCCGATGATGATGCCCGCGTAAACCCCAATGGTGGGGCAATTGCACTGGGGCATCCGTTGGGAATGTCAGGTGCGCGCATTACCGGCACTGCGGCCCGCCAGTTAAACCGGGTTGGCGGCAAATATGCGCTGGCTACCATGTGCATCGGCGTCGGGCAGGGCATTGCCATCGCTCTTGAGGCGGTATAA
- a CDS encoding CoA-transferase subunit beta — protein sequence MTDYNSTEMMTVTAARALKNEDVCFVGIGMPSAACNLARLTHAPDITLIYESGTIGTKPDVLPLSIGDGELCETAVNTVPVTEMFRYWLQGGKISVGFLGAAQLDKFGNINTTVIGDYDNPKVRLPGGGGAPEIATSCGEIFLVMKQSKRGFVEKIDFVTSLGYGKGGDDRASYGVTTKGPSRLITDLCIMEPHPTDKHFIVTSIHPGVSRDDIIAATGWQVEFAEEVAETPVPSAHELQVLRELHARTNAAHEGQ from the coding sequence ATGACAGACTACAATTCGACAGAGATGATGACGGTCACCGCCGCACGCGCTCTTAAAAACGAGGATGTCTGCTTTGTCGGCATCGGCATGCCATCTGCTGCGTGCAATCTGGCACGCCTGACCCACGCACCAGACATCACCCTGATTTATGAAAGCGGTACGATTGGCACAAAGCCCGATGTTCTGCCGCTATCAATTGGCGATGGCGAGCTTTGCGAAACCGCCGTAAACACCGTGCCGGTAACGGAAATGTTCCGCTACTGGTTGCAGGGCGGGAAAATCTCGGTGGGGTTTCTGGGCGCGGCCCAGCTTGATAAATTTGGCAATATCAACACCACCGTCATTGGTGATTACGATAACCCCAAAGTACGCCTGCCAGGCGGCGGTGGTGCACCTGAAATCGCAACAAGCTGCGGCGAGATTTTTCTGGTCATGAAACAAAGCAAACGTGGCTTTGTTGAAAAAATCGATTTCGTAACCTCGCTTGGCTATGGCAAGGGCGGCGATGATCGTGCAAGTTATGGTGTAACAACCAAGGGGCCATCGCGCCTGATAACCGATTTGTGCATCATGGAGCCGCATCCCACCGACAAGCATTTCATTGTGACATCCATCCATCCCGGTGTCAGCCGCGACGATATTATCGCCGCGACCGGATGGCAGGTTGAATTTGCCGAAGAAGTTGCCGAAACCCCGGTGCCGTCGGCCCATGAATTGCAGGTTCTGCGCGAATTGCATGCACGCACCAACGCCGCACATGAGGGCCAGTAA
- a CDS encoding CoA transferase subunit A, which yields MSLKDAIATCVQNGDTIAMEGFTHLIPHAAGHEIIRQQKRDLTLIRMTPDMIYDQLIGAGCARKLVFSWGGNPGVGSLHRLRDAIENGWPCALEIEEHSHAAMANAYDAGAAGLPCAVFKGYRGAELPRVNPNIKFIECPFTGERLAAVPAIRPDVAVVHAQKANRKGDILFEGIVGVQKEAVLAARKSIITVEEIVDDFTDIPFNAVMLPNWAVTAVVHVPGGAHPSYAQGYYKRDNAFYKAWDTIANDRERFRDWIEQHVMQGGPQDFETRLKAQQTKAEA from the coding sequence ATGTCTTTGAAAGACGCCATCGCCACCTGTGTCCAGAATGGGGACACGATTGCGATGGAAGGTTTCACCCATTTGATCCCGCATGCTGCCGGGCATGAAATTATTCGCCAGCAAAAGCGGGATCTGACATTGATCCGCATGACGCCGGATATGATTTATGACCAGTTGATTGGGGCGGGCTGTGCGCGCAAGCTGGTCTTTTCATGGGGGGGCAACCCCGGTGTTGGTTCCCTGCACCGGTTGCGCGATGCAATTGAAAATGGCTGGCCCTGTGCCCTGGAAATTGAAGAACACAGCCATGCAGCCATGGCAAATGCCTATGACGCCGGGGCGGCGGGCCTGCCTTGCGCGGTGTTCAAGGGCTATCGCGGGGCGGAACTGCCGCGCGTGAACCCCAATATCAAATTCATCGAATGCCCTTTCACCGGCGAACGCCTTGCCGCTGTTCCCGCCATTCGCCCCGATGTGGCGGTGGTGCATGCGCAAAAGGCAAACCGGAAGGGCGATATCCTGTTTGAAGGCATCGTGGGCGTGCAAAAAGAAGCCGTCCTGGCTGCACGCAAGTCGATCATCACGGTCGAGGAAATTGTCGATGATTTTACCGACATTCCGTTTAATGCCGTGATGCTGCCAAACTGGGCGGTAACCGCTGTTGTCCATGTACCCGGTGGGGCGCATCCATCCTATGCGCAGGGTTATTACAAACGCGACAATGCCTTTTACAAGGCATGGGACACGATCGCCAATGACCGGGAACGTTTCCGCGACTGGATTGAACAGCATGTCATGCAGGGTGGACCACAAGATTTTGAAACCCGCCTGAAGGCGCAACAGACCAAGGCGGAGGCATAA
- the pcaG gene encoding protocatechuate 3,4-dioxygenase subunit alpha — protein MTYGETPSQTVGPYFAYGLTPVQYGYDFTDIANHVVAGRDAKGEHIRITGQVLDGKGEPVSDAMIEIWQADHEGAYSTEPVSIKDTGFRGFGRCGTGTDGQNLFMFETVKPGCVADASAPFINVTVFMRGMLTHAFTRLYFDDVPATNANCPVLQSVPADRRDTLIAKRTDTPTGPEYRFDIHMQGDTETVFFDV, from the coding sequence ATGACATATGGAGAAACCCCGTCACAAACCGTGGGGCCCTATTTCGCCTATGGCTTGACGCCGGTGCAGTATGGCTATGATTTTACCGATATCGCCAACCATGTTGTCGCCGGGCGCGATGCCAAAGGCGAACATATCCGCATTACCGGGCAGGTGTTGGATGGCAAGGGTGAACCGGTATCCGATGCCATGATTGAAATCTGGCAGGCAGACCATGAAGGTGCCTATAGCACGGAACCGGTTAGCATCAAGGATACAGGGTTTCGTGGCTTTGGCCGTTGCGGCACGGGAACGGATGGTCAAAACCTGTTCATGTTTGAAACCGTAAAGCCGGGATGTGTGGCTGATGCCAGCGCGCCTTTCATCAATGTGACGGTGTTTATGCGCGGTATGCTGACCCATGCCTTCACCCGCCTTTATTTTGATGATGTGCCTGCAACAAATGCCAATTGCCCCGTTTTGCAATCCGTCCCGGCGGATCGGCGCGATACGTTAATTGCCAAACGCACCGATACCCCAACGGGGCCGGAATACCGGTTTGATATTCACATGCAGGGCGACACTGAAACCGTGTTTTTTGACGTCTAA
- the pcaH gene encoding protocatechuate 3,4-dioxygenase subunit beta: MNGFKPRDWNSHAPYIAPGYKSTILRGPTKPLIALSGGISEASGPVFARAAIRDLDWDLTRNGRVNGEPLGERIVVHGRVLDGDGRPVPHTLIEVWQANAAGRYVHKVDQHDAPLDPNFRGSGRCMSDENGNYVFYTIKPGAYPWGNHFNAWRPNHIHLSLFGPGFATRLVTQMYFPGDPLLALDPIFLGTPDEAARNRLIAKFSIEKTEEGFALGYQFDIVLRGRLATPMED; this comes from the coding sequence ATGAACGGGTTTAAACCACGTGACTGGAACAGCCACGCCCCCTATATCGCGCCGGGCTATAAATCGACCATCCTGCGTGGACCAACCAAGCCGTTAATTGCCCTTTCCGGCGGCATATCCGAGGCCAGCGGCCCCGTTTTTGCCCGTGCCGCCATTCGTGACCTGGACTGGGATTTAACCCGCAATGGCCGGGTAAATGGCGAACCGCTGGGGGAACGCATTGTTGTGCATGGCCGCGTGCTCGATGGCGATGGTCGGCCGGTGCCCCATACCCTGATCGAGGTGTGGCAGGCGAATGCAGCGGGGCGTTATGTCCATAAGGTGGACCAGCACGATGCGCCACTGGACCCGAACTTTCGGGGTTCCGGCCGCTGCATGAGCGATGAAAACGGCAATTATGTTTTCTACACCATCAAACCCGGTGCCTATCCCTGGGGGAACCATTTTAACGCCTGGCGGCCCAACCATATTCACCTGTCCCTGTTCGGGCCGGGTTTTGCCACCCGTCTGGTTACGCAAATGTACTTTCCTGGTGATCCTTTGCTGGCCCTGGATCCGATTTTTCTGGGCACACCAGACGAAGCCGCGCGTAATCGGCTGATCGCCAAATTCTCGATCGAGAAAACCGAGGAAGGCTTTGCCCTTGGCTACCAGTTTGACATTGTCCTGCGCGGACGCCTTGCCACCCCGATGGAGGATTAA
- the pcaC gene encoding 4-carboxymuconolactone decarboxylase, with protein sequence MTENRFEQGMKTRRSVLGDPHVDRASASVTEFDDFFQRYITENVWGTVWTNPALSRRERSIITISLMAALGHEEELAMHLRATVNTGASRDDIREALMHVAIYAGIPAGNTAFRIAKQVFAELDHKKPDQGE encoded by the coding sequence TTGACTGAAAACCGGTTTGAACAGGGTATGAAAACCCGCCGTTCGGTTCTGGGTGACCCGCATGTGGATCGTGCATCTGCCAGCGTGACCGAATTTGACGATTTTTTTCAGCGTTACATCACCGAAAATGTCTGGGGTACGGTCTGGACCAACCCGGCATTATCGCGCCGGGAACGATCCATCATCACCATTTCGCTGATGGCGGCCCTGGGCCATGAAGAAGAACTGGCCATGCATTTGCGGGCAACCGTCAATACGGGTGCCAGCCGGGATGACATTCGCGAAGCCCTGATGCATGTTGCCATATATGCCGGTATCCCGGCGGGAAATACCGCCTTTCGCATTGCCAAACAGGTCTTTGCGGAACTTGATCATAAAAAGCCGGATCAGGGAGAATAA
- the pcaD gene encoding 3-oxoadipate enol-lactonase: MTIKVADLNGTHLHYADRGRQDGPVLVFSNSLGTDHRIWDDVVASLSGDYRLITYDKRGHGLSGVGDQPYSIDLHARDLLALLDHLQIDQVVICGLSVGGLIAQHIAAIAPGRVRGLILCDTAPKIGDTAGWNARIDAIEKGGMAAIGDAVIARWLSDDYRQTKIAMTALYHTMLVRCPVAGYGGTCGAIRDADLTATTAKLDMPVLCVAGSVDLSTPPDLVRKMAEIIPNAGFALITGVGHLPPVEAPDQLSRLIDSFIRENGLD; the protein is encoded by the coding sequence ATGACAATAAAAGTTGCCGACCTGAACGGAACGCACCTGCATTATGCTGACCGGGGCAGGCAGGACGGGCCGGTTCTGGTTTTTTCAAACTCGCTGGGGACGGATCATCGCATCTGGGATGATGTGGTGGCGTCTTTGTCGGGCGATTACCGCCTGATCACCTATGACAAGCGCGGGCATGGTTTATCTGGTGTTGGGGATCAACCCTACAGCATCGACCTTCATGCGCGCGACCTTCTGGCATTGCTTGATCATTTGCAAATCGACCAGGTGGTGATCTGCGGCCTTTCGGTTGGCGGCTTGATTGCGCAGCATATTGCGGCAATCGCGCCGGGCCGGGTTCGCGGGCTGATTTTATGTGACACAGCACCAAAAATTGGCGACACCGCTGGCTGGAACGCCCGTATTGATGCCATCGAAAAAGGCGGTATGGCCGCGATTGGCGATGCGGTGATCGCGCGCTGGTTATCCGATGATTATCGCCAGACCAAAATCGCGATGACAGCCCTTTATCATACCATGCTGGTGCGGTGCCCGGTTGCGGGATATGGCGGCACCTGTGGCGCCATTCGCGATGCGGACTTAACGGCGACCACCGCCAAACTTGATATGCCGGTATTGTGCGTGGCGGGTTCGGTTGATTTGTCCACACCGCCTGATCTGGTGCGCAAAATGGCGGAAATCATTCCCAATGCCGGCTTTGCCCTGATTACGGGTGTGGGCCATCTGCCACCGGTCGAAGCCCCCGATCAGCTTTCCCGGTTAATAGACAGTTTTATCAGGGAGAACGGCCTTGACTGA